From Arthrobacter sp. FW306-2-2C-D06B, a single genomic window includes:
- a CDS encoding DUF349 domain-containing protein yields MTDSQKSDETAVVANDEETQAPVAEQTGVESAAPAEPVAAPVADEAEPAAPAEPAAAPVEPAAKPASPAPRPAPSHAPSPAAFAARPKASANVIPAAPAAQPTAVSLAEAAKWGRAEGDGHVFLTIDGEEQPVGQYPGVSTDEALAYFARKYDDVVAQIVLMEHRVESKAPATDMQKTVEHLREQLAERNMVGDIRTAEGRLDALAGQISELEKSEKAAHDAARSAELAAREAIVAEAESIASQDPSQVQWKTSSARMNELFESWKTAQKNGIRLGRSNEDALWKRFRSARTVFDRHRRAYFSQLDSTNSAAKVAKEQLIVEAEALSSSTDWGFAAGEYRRLMDQWKATPRASRKDDDALWLRFRAAQDVFFSNRQAANDEIDQQYTANLSVKEELVVEAQALLPITDLNAAKKALQSIRDRWEEAGKVPRADMGRIEAGLRKVEDAVREAEEDKWRRSNPETKARTNSALSQLEAAIAGLREDLEKAEKAGDQRRIKNAREALEAREAWLDQIQRSASDLA; encoded by the coding sequence GTGACAGACAGTCAGAAATCCGACGAAACTGCAGTAGTGGCCAACGACGAAGAAACCCAGGCACCCGTAGCCGAGCAAACCGGCGTCGAGTCAGCTGCCCCGGCAGAGCCCGTAGCTGCCCCGGTAGCCGACGAGGCAGAGCCTGCTGCCCCGGCAGAACCCGCAGCTGCTCCGGTAGAGCCTGCTGCCAAGCCTGCTTCTCCGGCGCCACGACCGGCCCCCTCGCACGCGCCTTCTCCCGCCGCATTTGCTGCTCGCCCGAAAGCTTCAGCCAATGTGATTCCGGCGGCGCCGGCAGCCCAGCCTACGGCGGTGTCCCTGGCGGAAGCCGCCAAGTGGGGGCGCGCCGAGGGTGACGGCCACGTCTTCCTGACCATTGATGGCGAAGAGCAGCCGGTGGGACAGTACCCCGGAGTAAGCACCGACGAGGCGCTTGCGTACTTCGCCCGGAAGTACGACGACGTGGTTGCGCAGATCGTTTTGATGGAACACCGCGTCGAGTCCAAGGCCCCGGCCACGGACATGCAGAAGACGGTCGAGCACCTGCGCGAGCAGCTGGCCGAGCGCAACATGGTGGGAGACATCCGCACTGCGGAAGGCCGCCTGGATGCCCTCGCCGGACAGATTTCCGAACTCGAAAAGTCCGAAAAGGCAGCGCACGACGCCGCACGCTCCGCCGAACTCGCGGCACGCGAGGCGATCGTTGCCGAAGCAGAATCCATCGCGTCCCAGGATCCGTCCCAGGTCCAATGGAAGACGTCCAGTGCCCGCATGAACGAACTCTTCGAGAGCTGGAAAACAGCCCAGAAGAACGGCATCCGGCTTGGAAGAAGCAACGAGGACGCATTGTGGAAGCGGTTCCGCTCGGCCCGCACCGTTTTTGACCGCCACCGCCGCGCCTACTTCTCCCAATTGGACAGCACGAACTCGGCCGCCAAAGTCGCCAAGGAACAGCTGATCGTCGAGGCCGAAGCACTCTCGAGTTCCACGGACTGGGGTTTCGCGGCCGGCGAGTACCGCCGGCTTATGGACCAGTGGAAGGCTACGCCCCGCGCCAGCCGCAAGGACGACGACGCCCTCTGGCTCCGGTTCCGTGCCGCACAGGATGTCTTCTTCAGCAACCGCCAGGCTGCCAATGACGAGATCGACCAGCAGTACACAGCAAACCTTTCCGTCAAGGAAGAACTCGTTGTCGAGGCCCAGGCCCTGCTGCCGATCACGGACCTCAATGCTGCCAAGAAGGCCCTGCAGTCCATCCGCGACCGCTGGGAAGAAGCCGGAAAGGTTCCCCGCGCCGACATGGGCAGGATCGAAGCCGGCCTGCGCAAGGTTGAGGATGCCGTCCGCGAGGCCGAAGAGGATAAGTGGCGCCGGAGCAACCCGGAGACCAAGGCCCGCACCAACAGCGCACTGTCGCAGCTGGAGGCGGCCATCGCCGGCCTGAGGGAAGACCTGGAGAAGGCGGAAAAGGCCGGAGACCAGCGCCGCATCAAGAATGCACGTGAGGCCCTCGAGGCCCGCGAGGCTTGGCTTGACCAGATCCAGCGCTCGGCCAGCGATCTCGCCTAG
- a CDS encoding peptidylprolyl isomerase: MEAKRELRRAQGKRRRRDNVIAVGVGAAALITAVVLQLTVFNSNPSESEFAAAQAGLSSPSASANPSASAAATGSNSAGIPNASTAAGKTFTGQLSLNGGAVGVELNGTTAPQAAAVFKSLTDASYYSGLKCPRLTTADNFAVLQCGAKGTDTTDDPNFHWGPLENTPANNTYPAGTIAVARTGSNAYGNGHQFFIVYKDTVIPPDSAGGYTIVGKVTSGMDIVTKIAQAGINPGSSATDGAPVAPVTIDSFSLK; the protein is encoded by the coding sequence ATGGAGGCCAAGCGCGAGCTTCGGCGTGCACAGGGCAAGCGCCGGCGCCGGGACAATGTGATCGCCGTCGGCGTGGGCGCCGCCGCCCTGATTACCGCCGTCGTGCTGCAACTCACGGTGTTCAACTCGAACCCGAGCGAATCGGAGTTCGCAGCGGCGCAGGCCGGGCTGAGTTCGCCGTCCGCCTCTGCGAACCCATCCGCTTCCGCCGCAGCAACAGGCTCGAATAGTGCCGGCATTCCCAACGCCTCCACAGCCGCAGGTAAGACTTTCACCGGCCAGCTCAGCCTCAACGGAGGGGCAGTGGGCGTCGAACTGAACGGCACAACGGCACCCCAGGCCGCGGCCGTGTTCAAATCCCTCACTGATGCGAGCTATTACAGCGGGCTCAAGTGCCCTCGATTGACCACGGCTGACAACTTCGCGGTGCTGCAGTGCGGGGCCAAGGGGACGGACACCACCGACGACCCCAACTTCCATTGGGGACCTCTCGAGAACACCCCCGCCAACAACACGTACCCGGCCGGAACCATCGCCGTCGCCAGGACGGGCAGCAACGCCTACGGGAACGGGCACCAATTCTTCATCGTCTACAAGGACACGGTCATTCCCCCGGATTCTGCTGGCGGGTACACGATCGTCGGCAAGGTGACGAGCGGCATGGATATCGTGACGAAGATCGCCCAGGCAGGTATTAATCCGGGTAGCAGCGCCACCGACGGCGCCCCTGTGGCACCTGTCACGATAGACTCGTTTTCTCTGAAGTAA
- the hisS gene encoding histidine--tRNA ligase: MARTASLSGFPEWLPQERLVELHVLDTLRRTFELHGFSSIETRAVETVGQLLRKGEIDKEVYGLSRLQEDEDAAAGEGGKSDKADPNALALHFDLTVPFARYVVENAGYLAFPFRRYQIQKVWRGERPQEGRAREFTQADIDVVGDGELPFRYDVEIALVIAEALSALPIPDFRLRINNRKLAEGFYRGIGLTDTAGVLRSIDKLEKIGEAKVAELLRTELGATDEQAALALKLAGIRTEDTSFVAQVRALGVSDDLLEEGLSELEQVIEAAVQRAPGKVVADLSIARGLDYYTGTVVETVLVGHEQLGSICSGGRYDALASKGNRKFPGVGLSIGVTRLVSRILSQEFATASRSVPTAVLVALNNDDSWSAAQDVAAQLRGRGIATEVAAKAEKFGKQIKFADRRGIPFVWFTDDDGKHQVKDIRTGEQVDADPASWEPSPEDLHVRITTR; this comes from the coding sequence ATGGCCCGTACCGCCTCCCTGTCCGGATTCCCCGAGTGGCTTCCCCAGGAGCGGTTGGTGGAACTGCATGTCCTGGACACGTTGCGCAGGACGTTCGAACTCCATGGCTTCTCTTCGATCGAAACCCGCGCCGTTGAGACAGTCGGCCAACTTCTCCGCAAGGGCGAGATCGACAAAGAGGTATACGGCCTGAGCCGCCTGCAGGAAGACGAGGACGCCGCCGCCGGCGAGGGCGGAAAGTCGGACAAAGCGGATCCCAACGCACTGGCCCTCCACTTCGACCTGACGGTGCCGTTTGCCCGCTATGTCGTCGAAAACGCCGGCTACCTCGCGTTCCCATTCCGCCGCTATCAGATCCAGAAGGTGTGGCGGGGGGAGCGTCCGCAGGAAGGCCGCGCCCGCGAGTTCACGCAGGCGGACATCGACGTCGTGGGCGACGGCGAGCTGCCTTTCCGCTACGACGTCGAGATCGCCCTCGTCATTGCCGAAGCACTGAGTGCTCTTCCCATCCCGGATTTCCGCCTGCGGATCAACAACCGAAAGTTGGCCGAGGGCTTCTACCGCGGCATCGGCCTCACGGACACTGCCGGCGTGCTTCGCAGCATCGACAAGCTAGAGAAGATCGGCGAGGCGAAAGTCGCCGAATTGCTCAGGACCGAGCTTGGCGCCACGGATGAGCAGGCGGCACTTGCCTTGAAGCTCGCCGGCATCCGCACCGAGGACACGTCCTTCGTGGCGCAAGTCCGCGCCCTCGGTGTCTCGGACGATCTTCTTGAAGAGGGCCTCAGTGAGCTCGAACAAGTCATTGAGGCTGCCGTTCAGCGCGCACCTGGCAAGGTCGTTGCCGACCTCAGCATCGCCCGCGGCCTCGACTACTACACCGGCACCGTCGTCGAAACCGTCCTGGTGGGGCACGAGCAGCTCGGTTCCATTTGCTCCGGAGGCCGCTACGACGCCCTCGCCAGCAAGGGCAACCGCAAGTTCCCCGGCGTCGGCCTCTCGATCGGCGTGACCCGGCTCGTCTCCCGCATCCTGAGCCAGGAGTTCGCGACGGCCTCGCGCTCGGTGCCCACGGCGGTGCTTGTGGCGCTCAACAACGACGACAGCTGGTCCGCGGCCCAGGACGTCGCGGCCCAGCTGCGCGGACGGGGGATCGCAACCGAGGTTGCGGCGAAGGCCGAGAAGTTCGGCAAGCAGATCAAGTTCGCCGACCGGCGCGGCATTCCTTTCGTCTGGTTCACGGACGACGACGGCAAGCACCAGGTGAAGGACATCCGCACCGGAGAGCAAGTCGACGCGGATCCGGCGAGCTGGGAGCCGTCGCCCGAGGATCTCCACGTGCGCATCACCACGCGCTAG
- the aspS gene encoding aspartate--tRNA ligase, which yields MLRTHDLGSLRSEHIGQTVTLAGWVGRRRDHGGVAFVDLRDASGVAQVVVREEEVFHGLRNEYVLQIVGTVSKRPEGNENPHLATGEIEVIAEKVVILNTSDPLPFQIDEHVEVGEEARLKHRYLDLRRPGPARNLRLRSEANRVARELLHQQGYVEIETPTLTRSTPEGARDFVVPARLAPGSWYALPQSPQLFKQLLQVGGFEKYYQIARCYRDEDFRADRQPEFTQLDIEASFVDQDDVIELGESIVKALWQLIGVEIPTPIRRMTYHEAMAKYGSDKPDLRFGLELTELTEFFKDTNFGVFKAPYVGAVVMPGGASQARRALDAWQEWAKQRGAKGLAYVLFKEDGELTGPVAKNLTDTERAGLADAVGAKPGDCIFFAAGEKSPSRALLGAARVEIGHRTGLINPKDWAFVWIVDAPMFEPAAAAVASGDVAVGGGQWTALHHAFTSPKPEFLDSFDKDPESALSYAYDIVCNGNEIGGGSIRIHEADVQERVFELMGLDKEDAQTKFGFLLEGFKYGAPPHGGMAFGWDRVVALLAGVDSIRDVIAFPKSGGGYDPLTAAPAPITAQQRKEAGVDFKPEAKAQAAAAKSE from the coding sequence GTGCTGCGCACACATGACCTCGGATCCTTGCGTTCCGAGCACATTGGACAGACCGTCACCCTGGCAGGCTGGGTAGGCCGCCGCCGAGATCACGGTGGCGTGGCCTTCGTTGATCTGCGTGACGCGTCCGGTGTCGCCCAGGTGGTTGTCCGCGAGGAAGAGGTCTTCCACGGCCTGCGCAACGAATACGTTCTGCAGATCGTGGGCACCGTGAGCAAGCGTCCCGAGGGCAACGAGAACCCGCACCTCGCCACGGGCGAGATCGAGGTCATCGCCGAGAAAGTCGTGATCCTCAACACCTCGGACCCCCTGCCGTTCCAGATCGACGAGCACGTGGAGGTCGGTGAGGAAGCACGCCTCAAGCACCGCTACCTTGACCTGCGCCGTCCCGGCCCCGCCCGGAACCTGCGCCTGCGTTCCGAAGCCAACCGCGTGGCCCGCGAACTGCTTCACCAGCAGGGCTACGTGGAGATCGAAACTCCCACGCTGACGCGCTCGACGCCGGAAGGCGCCCGTGACTTCGTTGTTCCGGCGCGTCTGGCCCCGGGTTCCTGGTACGCGCTTCCGCAGTCGCCGCAGCTTTTCAAGCAGCTGCTCCAGGTGGGCGGTTTCGAAAAGTACTACCAGATCGCCCGTTGCTACCGCGACGAGGACTTCCGTGCGGACCGCCAGCCGGAATTCACCCAGCTCGACATCGAAGCCAGCTTCGTTGACCAGGACGACGTCATTGAGCTCGGCGAAAGCATCGTCAAGGCACTGTGGCAGCTGATCGGCGTCGAGATCCCGACGCCGATCCGCCGCATGACGTACCACGAGGCCATGGCCAAGTATGGCTCCGACAAACCGGACCTGCGCTTCGGCTTGGAACTCACCGAATTGACGGAGTTCTTCAAGGACACGAACTTCGGTGTCTTCAAGGCGCCCTACGTCGGCGCCGTCGTCATGCCCGGCGGAGCGTCGCAGGCGCGCCGCGCGCTGGATGCCTGGCAGGAGTGGGCCAAGCAGCGTGGTGCCAAGGGTCTTGCCTACGTGCTGTTCAAGGAGGACGGCGAGCTCACGGGCCCCGTTGCCAAGAACCTCACCGACACCGAACGTGCCGGCCTGGCCGACGCGGTGGGCGCAAAGCCCGGCGACTGCATCTTCTTCGCCGCCGGCGAGAAGTCCCCGTCGCGCGCCCTGCTGGGCGCCGCCCGCGTGGAGATCGGCCACCGCACCGGCCTGATCAACCCGAAGGACTGGGCATTCGTCTGGATCGTGGACGCACCGATGTTCGAACCCGCAGCCGCAGCAGTCGCCTCCGGTGACGTCGCGGTGGGTGGCGGACAGTGGACTGCCCTTCACCACGCCTTCACCTCCCCGAAGCCCGAATTCCTGGACTCCTTTGACAAGGACCCGGAATCGGCCCTGTCCTACGCCTATGACATCGTCTGCAACGGCAACGAAATCGGCGGCGGATCCATCCGTATCCACGAGGCCGATGTCCAGGAGCGCGTTTTCGAGCTTATGGGCCTGGACAAGGAAGACGCGCAGACCAAGTTCGGCTTCCTCCTTGAGGGATTCAAGTACGGCGCACCTCCCCACGGCGGCATGGCCTTCGGCTGGGACCGCGTTGTGGCCTTGCTGGCCGGCGTGGACTCGATCCGCGACGTCATCGCTTTCCCGAAGTCCGGCGGCGGCTACGACCCCCTGACCGCTGCTCCTGCGCCCATCACGGCGCAGCAGCGCAAGGAAGCCGGAGTCGACTTCAAGCCTGAAGCCAAGGCGCAGGCAGCGGCGGCCAAGTCGGAGTAG
- a CDS encoding GNAT family N-acetyltransferase, whose protein sequence is MSLASIEELMDRAWPAPDREDTGGWVMRAAGGVTQRANSVWPREQASDHESAVRAATQWYRSRRLPLIFQAFDDERSAGLNAVLDAQRFTRQSETLIMVRPGGIHPYAPRDGWSNDVEISEEPSEEWLRLWWSVDGRGGDAELEIARKILVSCPSVYALVRDDDGAPAAVGRLALVDGKGGVYCMATAAGHRRRGFGQRVLDALLTAGSRRGVAEFWLLVMASNTGAQALYEGAGFTERGRYLYRQARPQRALSGC, encoded by the coding sequence ATGAGCCTGGCATCGATCGAGGAGCTGATGGACCGGGCCTGGCCGGCGCCCGACCGTGAGGACACCGGTGGATGGGTCATGCGGGCCGCCGGAGGTGTCACGCAGCGCGCGAACTCGGTCTGGCCCAGGGAACAGGCCAGTGACCACGAGTCGGCAGTACGAGCCGCCACGCAGTGGTATCGCTCCCGGCGCCTGCCGCTGATCTTCCAGGCTTTCGACGACGAACGGAGCGCGGGCCTCAACGCGGTGCTCGATGCGCAGCGATTCACCCGGCAGTCCGAGACCCTCATCATGGTCCGCCCGGGCGGCATCCATCCCTATGCCCCGCGCGATGGCTGGTCGAACGACGTCGAGATCTCCGAAGAGCCTTCCGAAGAGTGGCTCCGGCTCTGGTGGTCGGTGGACGGGCGCGGCGGAGACGCCGAGCTGGAGATTGCGCGCAAGATCCTCGTGTCTTGCCCCTCGGTCTACGCCCTCGTGAGGGACGACGACGGCGCCCCGGCCGCCGTCGGACGCCTCGCCCTGGTGGACGGCAAGGGCGGCGTCTACTGCATGGCAACCGCGGCCGGACACCGTCGCCGTGGCTTCGGCCAGCGGGTGCTGGATGCCCTTCTTACGGCTGGCAGTCGCCGAGGCGTGGCGGAGTTCTGGCTACTGGTGATGGCCTCGAATACCGGCGCCCAGGCCCTGTACGAGGGCGCCGGCTTCACGGAGCGCGGCAGGTACCTGTACCGGCAGGCACGGCCGCAGCGGGCGTTGTCAGGCTGCTAG
- a CDS encoding IS110 family transposase: MAKQHPKVIAGIDTHADTHHVAVISETGQHLADREFLAVGSGYRKIVEFIIGFGPVVAVGVEGTGSYGAELSRVLSREGIQVLEVMRPNRQGRRLKGKSDPLDAYQAAESALAGRGTATPKARDGAVESLRVLRSERSTAMRARVAVMNQIQSFLVSAPEPLRAKYRGLTRTAQMSALEKTRPAGTISEPLNATATALKRLATRYRALHQEIALIDAELDAIITTHAPLLRDLHGVGTDVASQLLVTVGDNPERICTEAQFAALVGVAPIPASSGKTIRHRLSRGGDRQANKAIHHVVLVRMMSDTRTRTYVARRRAEGKSTKEIMRCLKRYVARELYDQLLHPQPAPDAAALRALRKTKNITLQAAADDLRVWPTALSRLERGLTRDDHFHQRYESWLNDH, encoded by the coding sequence ATGGCAAAACAGCATCCGAAAGTCATCGCCGGGATCGATACGCATGCCGATACCCATCACGTCGCCGTCATCAGCGAAACCGGACAACATCTGGCAGACAGGGAGTTCCTGGCCGTGGGTTCCGGTTACCGGAAGATTGTGGAGTTCATCATCGGCTTCGGTCCGGTCGTGGCCGTAGGCGTGGAGGGCACCGGCAGTTACGGAGCCGAGCTCTCCCGCGTCCTGAGCCGTGAGGGCATCCAAGTCCTGGAGGTCATGCGCCCGAACCGGCAGGGGCGCCGCCTAAAGGGCAAATCGGACCCATTGGATGCTTATCAGGCTGCGGAGTCCGCGTTGGCTGGCCGTGGCACCGCCACGCCGAAAGCGCGCGACGGGGCTGTGGAGTCACTGCGTGTCCTGCGGTCTGAGAGATCCACGGCGATGCGGGCACGGGTTGCGGTCATGAACCAGATCCAGAGCTTCCTTGTCTCCGCTCCGGAGCCGCTCCGCGCCAAATACCGGGGCCTGACCAGAACAGCGCAGATGTCCGCACTGGAAAAGACCCGTCCGGCAGGGACCATCTCAGAACCCCTGAACGCTACCGCTACCGCGCTCAAACGCCTCGCTACCCGGTACCGCGCGTTGCACCAGGAAATAGCGTTGATCGATGCTGAACTCGACGCGATCATCACCACTCACGCGCCCTTGCTCCGCGACCTGCACGGGGTCGGCACCGACGTGGCAAGCCAGCTGCTGGTCACCGTGGGCGACAACCCCGAAAGGATCTGCACCGAAGCGCAATTCGCAGCCCTCGTCGGCGTCGCACCGATCCCCGCATCCTCCGGTAAGACCATACGGCACCGGCTCAGCCGCGGCGGCGACCGGCAAGCGAACAAGGCGATCCACCATGTCGTTCTCGTCCGAATGATGAGTGACACTCGCACGAGAACCTATGTCGCCCGGCGCCGGGCAGAAGGCAAGAGCACCAAGGAAATCATGCGCTGCCTCAAACGCTACGTCGCACGCGAACTCTACGACCAGCTCCTACACCCGCAACCGGCACCGGACGCTGCAGCACTCCGCGCCCTGCGCAAAACCAAGAACATCACGCTCCAGGCCGCCGCCGATGACCTCCGCGTCTGGCCCACCGCACTATCCAGACTCGAACGCGGACTCACCCGTGACGACCACTTCCACCAACGCTACGAAAGCTGGCTCAACGACCATTGA
- a CDS encoding acVLRF1 family peptidyl-tRNA hydrolase: METRPSGPNEKQRTAFISGGRLPGWVDRFAASHGAVQEEPDDGGTLLRAADGATALLRAPWPVDGRPGRGFTTVERLASLASQERRLGIVLVRRGGYAVGVVSGGKVSASKSGSRYVQSRSAAGGSSQQRFARRRENQANALTEAVAGYAAGVFAGHSIEYLVLGGDAALSAAVLEEKALKAYASRTRLAFLAVGDPNATVLRRAAADACAVRIEVTDPL; this comes from the coding sequence GTGGAGACCCGGCCTTCCGGCCCCAATGAAAAGCAGCGTACCGCCTTCATATCTGGTGGGCGGCTGCCCGGCTGGGTGGACCGCTTCGCTGCGAGCCATGGTGCCGTTCAGGAGGAGCCCGACGACGGGGGTACCCTCCTGCGTGCGGCTGACGGCGCGACGGCACTACTGAGAGCCCCATGGCCCGTCGATGGAAGGCCCGGCAGGGGCTTTACCACGGTTGAGCGCTTGGCGTCGCTCGCTTCGCAGGAACGGCGGCTCGGAATCGTCCTGGTCCGCCGGGGCGGCTACGCGGTGGGGGTCGTGAGCGGCGGCAAAGTGTCCGCGTCCAAATCGGGTTCCCGCTACGTGCAGTCCCGCTCAGCGGCAGGTGGATCTTCCCAGCAGCGCTTTGCCCGTCGTCGCGAGAACCAGGCCAACGCGCTGACGGAAGCTGTGGCGGGATATGCCGCCGGTGTGTTCGCCGGACACAGTATTGAATATCTCGTTCTGGGCGGCGACGCCGCGCTGTCCGCGGCGGTCCTGGAAGAAAAAGCGTTGAAGGCGTACGCGTCGCGGACAAGGCTCGCGTTCCTCGCAGTTGGCGACCCCAACGCAACCGTGCTCCGCAGGGCTGCGGCAGATGCCTGTGCCGTGCGGATCGAGGTCACGGATCCGCTGTAG
- a CDS encoding replication-associated recombination protein A — translation MRPRTLDEVVGQQHLLGQGSPLRQLAAGADAAGPAGPSSVILWGPPGTGKTTLAHVIARGPGRKFVELSAITAGVKDVRLVMENALTARDLYRTTTVLFLDEIHRFNKAQQDALLPGVEKGWVVLVAATTENPSFSVVSPLLSRSLLLTLKPLTDSDIEGLLQRAVADARGLAGGVELTPEALEHLVRLSGGDARRALTALEAAAGVAYGDRNNDDGDASEEPGLAGDGPPEDPVVVELRHTERALDAAAVRYDRAGDQHYDVASAFIKSIRGSDVDAALHYLARMLEAGEDPRFVARRIVISAAEDIGMADPTALQTAVAAAQAVQLIGMPEGRIILAEAVVHLATAPKSNAAYLGINKAIADVRAGMGAGIPAHLRDAHYQGAKGLGHGQGYKYAHDAPHGVATQQYAPDDLVGRDYYEPTANGAERDIAPRLERLRRIIRGE, via the coding sequence ATGAGGCCCCGGACCCTCGACGAGGTTGTGGGCCAGCAGCATTTGCTGGGCCAAGGGTCTCCTTTGCGGCAGCTTGCCGCAGGGGCCGACGCCGCCGGTCCTGCCGGCCCGAGCTCGGTCATCTTGTGGGGACCCCCGGGCACGGGCAAGACCACACTGGCGCACGTCATCGCCCGTGGACCGGGCCGGAAGTTCGTTGAATTGTCGGCCATTACCGCGGGCGTCAAAGACGTCCGTTTGGTCATGGAAAACGCCTTGACTGCCCGGGATCTGTACCGGACCACAACAGTGCTGTTCCTGGACGAGATCCACCGCTTCAACAAAGCCCAACAGGACGCCCTGCTTCCCGGGGTCGAGAAGGGCTGGGTGGTCCTGGTCGCAGCTACCACCGAAAACCCTTCGTTCTCGGTGGTCTCCCCGCTGCTTTCCCGGTCACTGCTGCTCACCCTGAAACCGCTCACGGACAGCGACATCGAGGGGCTTCTCCAACGGGCGGTTGCCGATGCCCGCGGTTTGGCAGGGGGAGTGGAGCTCACCCCGGAAGCGCTTGAGCATTTGGTCCGCTTGTCCGGGGGAGACGCCCGCCGCGCGCTCACTGCGCTCGAGGCCGCTGCCGGCGTCGCCTACGGAGACCGGAACAACGACGACGGCGACGCCTCCGAAGAGCCCGGGCTCGCGGGCGACGGGCCCCCCGAAGACCCGGTCGTCGTCGAGCTCCGCCATACGGAACGGGCCCTGGACGCGGCCGCTGTCCGATACGACCGCGCGGGCGACCAGCACTACGACGTCGCGAGTGCGTTCATCAAGTCGATCCGCGGCTCCGACGTCGACGCGGCCCTGCACTACCTGGCCCGCATGCTCGAAGCCGGAGAAGACCCGCGCTTCGTGGCCCGCCGGATTGTCATTTCGGCTGCGGAGGACATCGGCATGGCAGATCCGACGGCGCTGCAGACCGCCGTCGCCGCGGCCCAGGCAGTGCAGTTGATCGGCATGCCCGAGGGCCGGATCATCCTCGCCGAAGCCGTGGTGCATCTGGCGACGGCGCCCAAATCCAATGCCGCCTACCTGGGCATCAACAAGGCCATCGCCGATGTGCGTGCCGGGATGGGGGCCGGGATTCCCGCGCATTTGAGGGACGCGCACTACCAAGGAGCGAAGGGCCTCGGCCACGGCCAGGGCTACAAGTACGCCCACGATGCCCCGCATGGCGTGGCCACCCAGCAGTATGCTCCTGATGATCTGGTCGGCAGGGACTACTACGAGCCGACGGCGAACGGCGCTGAACGGGATATTGCTCCCAGGCTCGAGCGGCTGCGCAGGATCATCCGGGGCGAGTAG
- the rpsD gene encoding 30S ribosomal protein S4, with the protein MANNTRARRTARLSRALGIALTPKAAKYMERRPYGPGEHGRARKKQDSDYAVRLREKQRLRAQYGIREAQMTRAFEEARRTKGLTGENLIELLEMRLDALVLRAGFARTIAQARQLVVHRHILVDGIRVDRPSFRVAEGQLIHVHSRSEVMAPFQVAAAGAHVLNVVPAYLDVKIDALQARLVRRPKRSEVPVTCEEQLVVEFYAR; encoded by the coding sequence GTGGCTAACAACACTCGTGCTCGCCGTACCGCACGCCTTTCGCGTGCACTCGGCATCGCTCTGACTCCCAAGGCCGCCAAGTACATGGAGCGCCGTCCGTACGGCCCCGGTGAGCATGGACGTGCCCGCAAGAAGCAGGACTCTGACTACGCTGTACGTCTGCGCGAAAAGCAGCGTCTGCGCGCCCAGTACGGCATCCGCGAAGCCCAGATGACCCGTGCCTTCGAAGAAGCACGGCGCACCAAGGGCCTGACCGGTGAAAACCTGATCGAACTGCTCGAAATGCGTCTCGACGCCCTCGTGCTGCGTGCCGGCTTCGCCCGCACCATCGCCCAGGCCCGCCAGCTGGTTGTGCACCGCCACATCCTCGTTGACGGTATCCGCGTGGACCGCCCGTCGTTCCGCGTTGCAGAAGGCCAGCTCATCCACGTTCACAGCCGCAGCGAAGTCATGGCTCCGTTCCAGGTTGCAGCTGCCGGCGCACACGTTCTGAACGTCGTTCCGGCTTACCTGGACGTCAAGATCGACGCCCTGCAGGCACGCCTGGTTCGTCGTCCGAAGCGCTCCGAGGTCCCCGTGACCTGCGAAGAGCAGCTCGTGGTCGAATTCTACGCTCGCTAA
- a CDS encoding DUF948 domain-containing protein, with product MTGGDIAGLIAAGVFALLVVLLAVPILKLGRVFDEVRTSIRSLSDGATPLMDEVTATVSTTNQQLKKVDGITSNVSDASANISALSSLVAATVGSPLIKVAAFSYGVRSAFAARRKPSSGRRSR from the coding sequence ATGACTGGTGGCGATATTGCAGGCCTGATCGCAGCCGGAGTTTTCGCGCTCCTTGTAGTGCTGTTGGCTGTGCCGATCCTCAAACTCGGGAGGGTCTTCGATGAAGTCCGCACCTCCATCCGCTCCTTGAGCGACGGAGCAACGCCCCTGATGGACGAGGTCACGGCGACGGTCTCCACCACAAACCAGCAGCTCAAAAAGGTTGACGGCATCACCTCAAACGTTTCCGACGCCTCCGCCAACATCTCTGCTTTGTCCTCGCTGGTGGCCGCGACAGTCGGTTCGCCGCTCATCAAGGTGGCAGCGTTCAGCTATGGAGTGCGCTCGGCATTTGCCGCCCGCCGCAAGCCGAGCAGTGGCCGCCGCAGCCGCTGA